A genomic window from Lotus japonicus ecotype B-129 chromosome 1, LjGifu_v1.2 includes:
- the LOC130735598 gene encoding uncharacterized protein LOC130735598: MALIEKTGLMKVVLHVGRCFERLVKEFVVNLSVEVGLPESDEYRKVYVRVKCMKFSPDVINKALGRSVTAVADEEPSLDVVAKELTAGQVPKWPKKKLLSTENLSVKNVILNRIGAVNWVPTQHTSAIFATLAKLIYKIGNLVPADFEIILHQHPKIVRDDEEAMPKGAPITLDHRLFSGPHVPDIVVPSSRTFASAPVVSKALKETITASTTRKVKVDELFLKLQEEEDQEGEPSAANAAAAGASTDDENEVETEEESSSDD, from the exons ATGGCACTCATTGAGAAGACTGGGCTGATGAAGGTTGTTCTACATGTTGGTAGATGCTTTGAGAGGCTTGTGAAGGAGTTTGTGGTGAATCTGTCTGTGGAAGTGGGACTTCCTGAGAGTGATGAATACAGGAAAGTGTATGTCAGGGTAAAATGTATGAAATTTTCTCCTGATGTGATCAAcaaagcacttggaagaagtgttACTGCAGTTGCTGATGAAGAACCATCCTTAGATGTGGTTGCCAAGGAACTCACTGCTGGGCAAGTTCCTAAATGGCCCAAGAAGAAGCTTTTGTCCACTGAGAATCTCAGTGTGAAAAATGtaatccttaacaggattggtgctgtgaattgggtcccTACCCAACATACCTCTGCTATCTTTGCCACTCTTGCCAAGTTAATTTACAAGATTGGTAATTTGGTTCCTGCTGATTTtg AGATCATTCTGCACCAGCATCCCAAGATAGTCAGGGATGATGAGGAGGCTATGCCCAAAGGTGCTCCTATCACCTTGGACCATCGTTTGTTTTCTGGGCCTCATGTCCCAGACATTGTTGTGCCATCCAGCAGGACATTTGCATCTGCTCCA GTTGTTTCTAAGGCTCTTAAGGAGACTATCACTGCAAGCACTACAAGGAAGGTCAAGGTGGATGAGTTGTTTCTCAAGCttcaagaggaagaggatcaAGAGGGTGAGCCAAGTGCTGCCAATGCAGCTGCTGCAGGTGCAAGCACTGATGATGAGAATGAAGTAGAAACTGAGGAGGAATCCAGTTCTGATGATTAG